Proteins encoded by one window of Conger conger chromosome 1, fConCon1.1, whole genome shotgun sequence:
- the phldb3 gene encoding pleckstrin homology-like domain family B member 3, with product MPQHNMDTGRSQWERSRRPPWANRIAGGRSPASSGAESDTESSSTESERSHSRRSEAGSARLLASPPLLQQRITELDQQREELKIELQLELALLQGELRMEREQLRRHTQTLQSLQDDARQREARRLADIQQERAGLEEERARVEEQRRCCGERERQAPALPESQREQLLIQLQQEKDAMDAAVRAFEDREFQFLERESRMDDAEEEESKGNTEREISRQQHSVNSAQERVQLLEKQVKEMEREKEREMSALRQERRELLQTSHRVLKEKKPLSDWSNITGSVPCMMSLSPLTIHKAGQETAKDPTSLPRRRSSHRGKLADRPLSEQGLVRMPPDGQFPEMLPVPLPLSDHPHGNHSNGHNNGQGLLTPCDSTSSSRAPSPCLGLPDLMEIERKLREAKAERERLLRDREERRRVAAEERRRREQDSLMEEPTEQPPMATEPEPGPEPGPEIEPEHSPVHCSSEPSLPLSLSANFDLRAHVESLGHGVAGCLGVRLSPRRCGGFLTKRGGRVKTWRRRWFLFDLDHRRLAYYTDQDERKLKGVIYFQAIEEVYYDHLRTATSSPRPSLTFCLKTYERLFFLVAPSAEAMRIWMDVIVTATDEHCRY from the exons ATGCCCCAGCACAATATGGACACAGGCAGGAGCCAATGGGAGAGGAGCAGGCGGCCACCCTGGGCGAACAGGATCGCGGGGGGGCGAAGCCCCGCCTCTTCGGGGGCGGAGTCGGACACGGAGAGCAGCAGCACGGAGAGCGAGAGG tCCCACAGCAGACGCTCAGAGGCAGGGTCAGCGAGGCTCCTGGCCTCGCCCCCCCTGCTGCAGCAGCGAATCACAGAGCTCGATCAGCAGAGGGAGGAGCTGAAGATCGAA ctgcagctggagctAGCCCTGTTGCAGGGGGAGCTGCGGATGGAGCGGGAGCAGctgcgcagacacacgcagacgctGCAGAGTCTGCAGGACGACGCCCGGCAGAGGGAGGCTCGTCGGCTGGCCGATATCCAACAG GAGCGAGCCGGCCTGGAGGAGGAGCGCGCGCGGgtggaggagcagaggaggtgCTGCGGGGAGCGGGAGCGACAGGCCCCCGCGCTGCCGGAGAGCCAGCGGGAGCAGCTGCTGATCCAGCTGCAGCAG GAGAAGGATGCGATGGACGCTGCAGTTCGGGCGTTCGAGGATCGGGAATTCCAGTTCCTGGAGCGGGAGAGCAGGATGGATGATGcggaagaggaagagagcaaAGGAAACACGGAGAGGGAGATATCCCGCCAGCAGCACTCCGTCAACTCCGCACAG GAACGAGTGCAGCTGCTGGAGAAACAGGtgaaggagatggagagggagaaggagagagagatgagcgcCCTCCGACAGGAACGGAGGGAGCTCCTCCAGACCTCACACAGG gtACTGAAGGAGAAAAAACCGCTCTCTGATTGGTCCAACATCACCGGATCCGTCCCCTGCATGATGTCCCTGTCTCCGCTGACCATTCACAAAGCAGGACAG GAAACCGCCAAGGACCCAACCAGTTTGCCCAGAAGGCGGAGTTCCCACCGTGGCAAGCTCGCAGACCGACCCCTCTCAGAACAAG GGCTGGTGAGAATGCCACCGGATGGCCAGTTCCCAGAGATGCTgcctgtgcccctccccctgtctgacCACCCACACGGTAACCACAGCAACGGGCACAACAACGGGCAGGGACTGCTCACGCCCTGCGACAGCACCAGCAGCTCCCGAGCCCCAAG cCCCTGCCTGGGCCTGCCTGACCTGATGGAAATCGAGAGGAAACTGAGGGAGgcgaaggcagagagagagagactgctgaGAGATAGG GAGGAGCGGAGAAGGGTTGCGGccgaggagaggaggaggagggagcaggATTCACTCATGGAGGAGCCAACGGAACAACCGCCCATGgccacagaaccagaaccaggaccAGAACCAGGACCAGAAATAGAACCGGAACACAGTCCAGTCCATTGCAGTTCAGAG ccgtctctcccactctccctctctgcgaACTTTGACCTGCGGGCGCATGTGGAGTCCCTGGGCCACGGCGTGGCGGGGTGCTTGGGGGTGCGTCTGTCTCCACGGCGATGTGGGGGCTTCCTGACCAAGCGAGGAGGACGTGTGAAGACCTGGAGGCGGAGGTGGTTCCTGTTCGACCTGGACCACCGGAGACTGGCCTACTACActg ATCAAGATGAGAGGAAGTTGAAAGGAGTCATCTACTTCCAGGCCATAGAGGAAGTGTACTACGATCACCTGCGCACAGCCACCTCT tcTCCCCGCCCCAGTCTGACGTTCTGCTTGAAGACGTACGAGCGTCTCTTCTTCCTGGTGGCGCCGAGTGCAGAGGCCATGAGGATCTGGATGGACGTCATCGTCACGGCGACGGACGAGCACTGCCGCTACTGA